The following are from one region of the Planctomonas sp. JC2975 genome:
- a CDS encoding ATP-binding protein gives MAGVLVNTDTPVALIGRDAEARRLLQMLEHDPGAGRVLTVVGEPGVGKSSLLEGVIREAIVRGHLVLRSASVETEQALPFVTLQELLAPITGHLGGLDAVQEEALGTALGLGGITQPDRHLIARAVLELLHQVSASRPVLLVADDAHWADPSTQQVLAATARRLKGGNVVLMIGARTGYRGDLFSSVLPTLELVGVDDAAAEAILARSADDLTPTQKAAIQEQARGNPLALEELPGMVRDGTAVEDWDESPLTVRLEAAFATRVGSLPAEARDVLLIAATNDGVEVEEILAAAGAFRHLPVTTRTLSSAIDARLVTVVGGRVDFRHPLLRSGLLQQEPPGRRMAAHAAIAEVVGDVHRARWHHALAIVGPDDQLADELEASADAALQRGGLEVAIMFLERAARLTTGSGLKGRRLLRAAGCSYEIGRVDLVHRQLAAAERTDLDALGLARLEWLKENLGEGAPSDSRRVTELCILAENAGRAGDLDLALDLLHSAGLRCWWADTGATSRDLVLAAVDRLGVEHADPRYVATIAVTEPVQMCRTVIDLLEKRPDTEAVSAEDLRLLGMAAHAVGDEARANRYLREAILRMRREGRLSPLAHVLSMSVVIRQELGDLTGAAEAAEEGARLAEETGQPIWNAGTLICEARSRAITGDAAGALQLAGRVEGDARRQRLSDLLACVAVAQGIAWLTTGAVEDAFHVLRALFDPTSPTYHRRERYDGIIFLAEAATRSGRTEEIRPVIDDLAHLADTVPSPLLHMQLMCARIMLTPDEDLAPLFAAVADTDLTDWPWVRARIQLLHGRWLHRQGRTVHARTTLLAAADELSRIGAAPWAEAAEREIRELSDTTATGTGRGQ, from the coding sequence ATGGCTGGCGTCCTCGTGAACACGGATACTCCCGTCGCACTGATCGGTCGAGACGCGGAGGCACGGCGACTGCTGCAGATGCTGGAGCACGATCCAGGAGCCGGCCGGGTCCTGACCGTCGTCGGTGAGCCCGGTGTGGGGAAATCTTCCTTGTTGGAGGGCGTGATACGGGAAGCAATCGTTCGCGGGCATCTTGTGCTGCGCTCGGCGAGTGTGGAGACCGAGCAGGCGCTGCCCTTCGTGACTCTGCAAGAGCTTCTGGCTCCGATCACCGGTCACCTGGGCGGGCTTGACGCCGTGCAAGAAGAAGCGCTCGGCACCGCTCTGGGGCTGGGCGGCATCACTCAACCGGACCGGCATCTGATCGCGCGGGCCGTTCTCGAGCTGCTCCACCAGGTGAGCGCATCACGGCCGGTGCTTCTGGTGGCCGATGATGCGCACTGGGCCGACCCTTCCACTCAACAGGTGCTCGCCGCCACCGCCCGCCGGTTGAAGGGCGGCAACGTGGTCCTGATGATCGGAGCGCGCACCGGGTATCGGGGCGACCTCTTCTCCTCGGTATTGCCGACGCTGGAACTCGTCGGCGTGGACGATGCCGCAGCTGAGGCGATCCTGGCCAGATCCGCCGATGATCTCACCCCGACGCAGAAGGCGGCGATCCAGGAGCAGGCTCGCGGGAACCCGTTGGCTTTGGAGGAATTGCCCGGCATGGTCAGGGACGGCACCGCGGTCGAGGACTGGGACGAGTCACCGCTGACCGTCCGTCTCGAGGCCGCGTTCGCGACCCGGGTCGGCTCGCTTCCGGCCGAGGCTCGCGATGTGCTGCTGATCGCCGCCACCAACGACGGCGTTGAGGTTGAGGAGATCCTTGCGGCCGCCGGCGCCTTCCGCCATCTCCCGGTGACCACACGGACACTCTCGTCGGCGATCGATGCACGCCTGGTGACAGTGGTCGGCGGGCGGGTCGATTTTCGGCATCCGCTGCTGCGCTCGGGCCTCCTGCAACAGGAGCCTCCTGGCCGTCGGATGGCGGCACACGCGGCGATCGCCGAGGTCGTCGGCGATGTGCACCGAGCGCGATGGCATCACGCGTTGGCGATCGTCGGACCCGACGATCAGCTTGCGGACGAGTTGGAAGCCAGCGCTGACGCGGCGCTCCAGCGTGGTGGTCTGGAAGTGGCGATCATGTTTCTGGAGAGGGCAGCGCGGCTGACTACCGGATCCGGCCTCAAAGGTCGCCGGCTGTTGAGAGCTGCCGGGTGCTCGTACGAGATCGGCCGGGTCGATCTCGTGCACCGGCAGTTGGCCGCCGCCGAACGGACCGATCTCGACGCGTTGGGTCTCGCCCGGCTCGAGTGGTTGAAAGAGAACCTCGGCGAAGGCGCGCCCAGCGACAGTCGACGGGTTACCGAACTGTGCATCCTTGCCGAGAACGCCGGGCGTGCGGGAGACCTCGATCTGGCATTGGACCTGCTGCACAGTGCCGGGTTGCGCTGCTGGTGGGCTGACACCGGGGCCACCTCCCGCGACCTTGTCCTGGCAGCAGTCGACAGGTTGGGGGTGGAGCACGCCGATCCCCGATACGTGGCCACCATCGCGGTCACCGAACCCGTGCAGATGTGCCGCACCGTGATCGACCTGCTGGAAAAGAGACCAGATACCGAGGCTGTCTCTGCGGAAGACCTGCGACTGCTGGGCATGGCAGCGCACGCGGTCGGAGACGAGGCCCGCGCCAACCGATATCTGCGCGAAGCGATCCTGCGGATGCGGCGAGAAGGACGGCTCAGCCCGTTGGCGCACGTGTTGAGCATGTCCGTCGTGATCCGGCAAGAACTCGGAGACCTCACCGGCGCTGCAGAGGCAGCCGAGGAAGGTGCACGCCTGGCGGAGGAGACCGGGCAGCCGATCTGGAACGCGGGCACTCTGATCTGCGAAGCCCGATCCCGTGCCATCACCGGGGATGCCGCAGGCGCTCTCCAACTCGCCGGCCGTGTCGAAGGAGACGCGCGCCGGCAACGGCTCAGCGATCTCCTGGCCTGTGTCGCGGTGGCACAGGGAATTGCGTGGCTCACCACCGGTGCCGTCGAAGACGCCTTCCACGTTCTCCGTGCGCTCTTCGATCCCACCAGCCCCACCTACCACCGACGCGAACGCTACGACGGCATCATCTTCCTGGCCGAGGCGGCCACCCGATCAGGCCGAACCGAGGAGATCCGGCCGGTCATCGACGATCTTGCCCACCTCGCCGACACGGTCCCCTCACCCCTGCTGCACATGCAGTTGATGTGCGCCCGCATCATGCTGACTCCCGATGAGGACCTCGCCCCCCTCTTCGCTGCCGTCGCCGACACGGACCTGACCGACTGGCCCTGGGTGCGCGCCCGCATCCAGCTCCTGCACGGGCGATGGCTGCACCGGCAAGGTCGAACAGTCCACGCCCGCACCACGCTCCTGGCCGCTGCCGACGAGTTGTCCCGAATCGGCGCCGCGCCGTGGGCGGAAGCCGCGGAACGTGAGATCCGGGAACTGTCCGACACCACCGCGACAGGAACCGGCAGAGGACAATGA
- a CDS encoding NADP-dependent oxidoreductase, with the protein MPGPGEVLLRVQAAGITFTELVWDATWFRDGQPRTPVIPAHEVAGRVVESGPQVDTVRVGDPVFGLIPFDRDGASAEYAVVPQENVALRPLEVDPIHAAALPLAALTALQALVDHGGILEGQRVLVQGAAGAVGIFAVQLARLRGAHVTAVAREQDREYLQLMGAEHVIDYTSTPVTADGDGYDLALYAANGAPTEATYAAVRTGGVLVCLNAPPDGELLNRYGIRGQFFVVEANRGQMDELANLAKTQQLSIPIAATFPLAEGRAAYESGARHGRLPGKTVLVVETAGTWLASS; encoded by the coding sequence ATGCCAGGGCCCGGAGAGGTTCTGCTGCGGGTGCAGGCGGCCGGGATCACATTCACTGAACTGGTGTGGGATGCGACCTGGTTCCGGGACGGGCAGCCGCGCACACCGGTCATCCCGGCCCATGAGGTCGCCGGCCGGGTGGTGGAGTCGGGCCCCCAGGTGGACACGGTCAGGGTCGGGGATCCGGTGTTCGGCCTGATCCCGTTCGATCGCGATGGTGCGTCAGCGGAGTATGCCGTCGTCCCGCAGGAGAACGTCGCGTTGCGGCCGCTGGAGGTCGATCCGATCCATGCGGCCGCGTTGCCGTTGGCGGCGTTGACCGCGTTGCAGGCGTTGGTCGATCACGGGGGAATCCTCGAAGGTCAGCGAGTGCTGGTGCAGGGTGCCGCAGGAGCGGTGGGCATCTTCGCCGTGCAATTGGCCCGTCTGCGTGGCGCGCACGTGACCGCCGTCGCACGGGAGCAGGACCGCGAATACCTGCAACTCATGGGCGCTGAGCACGTGATCGACTACACGAGCACGCCGGTGACGGCTGATGGGGATGGTTACGACCTGGCGCTGTACGCCGCGAACGGCGCGCCGACTGAAGCAACCTACGCTGCGGTGCGAACGGGCGGCGTGTTGGTGTGTTTGAACGCTCCACCGGATGGCGAGCTGCTGAACCGGTACGGCATCCGCGGCCAGTTCTTCGTCGTGGAAGCCAACCGGGGTCAGATGGACGAGTTGGCGAACCTGGCGAAGACGCAACAGCTGAGTATCCCAATCGCGGCGACGTTCCCGCTCGCGGAAGGACGCGCAGCCTATGAGAGCGGTGCCCGGCACGGCCGGCTTCCGGGCAAGACGGTGCTGGTCGTCGAGACGGCGGGAACATGGCTGGCGTCCTCGTGA